In the genome of Brachionichthys hirsutus isolate HB-005 chromosome 23, CSIRO-AGI_Bhir_v1, whole genome shotgun sequence, one region contains:
- the men1 gene encoding menin produces MGLHSAQRKHFPLRGIDAVVQLFEAELHKPEPDLALLSLILGFVEHFLAVNRVVPVNVPGVRFEPLEPDCPTSCFPTVELGVISALYERFTAQIRGAVDLSQYRRTAAGSSRELVKKVSDVIWNSLSRSYFKDRAHIQSLFSLITGTKLDSSGVAFAVVAACQVLGLKDVHLALSEDHAWVLFGKDGEETAEVTWHGKGNEDRRGQTVTVGVSEKSWLYLKGSYMKCDRNMEVAFMVCAINPSLDLHTDSSELLRLQQKLLWLLYERGDLDRYPMALGTLADLEDQDPIATIENPLKIHLKAVASAQKYYNNEHIYPYMYLAGFHYRHRNVHEALRCWAEAAHVMQEYNYFREDEEIYKEFFDIANDVIPTLLKETSAAAESLGEGDGTDKEQPKQAAALSALQDSHCFAHLLRFYDGICKWEEGSPTPVLHVGWATYLVQSLSRFDAQVRQKVSIITREAEPQDDDDQSSDDPREGRRRGPRRESKLDEQSSPPLAAPASPSNQPPKKVGEAGSRRRPPQACRAGDAEGKPKSPSPDSSPSPQQHAAAFPDGPVVVFQSEKMKGMKGLLCAAKVNSSAIKLQLTAQSQVQRKRQKSTPAGDYSMSFMKRQRKSL; encoded by the exons ATGGGTTTGCACTCTGCTCAGAGGAAGCACTTCCCCCTGAGAGGGATTGACGCTGTGGTCCAGCTGTTTGAGGCGGAGCTTCACAAACCCGAGCCGGACCTGGCGCTCCTCTCCCTCATCCTGGGCTTCGTCGAGCACTTCCTGGCCGTGAACCGAGTCGTCCCGGTGAACGTTCCCGGGGTCCGCTTTGAGCCGCTGGAGCCGGACTGTCCCACCTCGTGCTTCCCCACCGTGGAGCTGGGCGTGATTTCGGCTCTCTACGAACGTTTCACCGCCCAGATCCGCGGGGCTGTGGACTTGTCCCAGTACCGCAGGACTGCTGCAGGGTCCAGTCGGGAGCTGGTGAAGAAGGTGTCGGATGTCATCTGGAACAGTCTGAGCCGCTCGTACTTCAAGGACCGGGCCCACATCCAGTCCCTCTTCAGCCTCATCACTG GCACCAAACTGGACAGCTCCGGAGTGGCCTTTGCTGTGGTAGCGGCCTGTCAGGTTCTCGGTCTCAAGGACGTCCACCTGGCGTTGTCTGAGGACCACGCCTGGGTCCTGTTTGGGAAAGACGGCGAGGAGACGGCCGAAGTCACGTGGCATGGAAAGGGCAACGAGGACCGACGAGGACAGACGGTCACAGTCGGAGTCAGTGAGAAG AGCTGGCTGTACCTGAAGGGGTCCTACATGAAGTGTGACAGAAACATGGAGGTGGCCTTCATGGTTTGTGCCATCAACCCGTCTCTGGACCTTCACACCGACAGCTCTGAGCTGCTCCGGCTGCAGCAG AAGCTCCTCTGGTTGCTGTATGAGCGCGGCGACCTGGACAG GTACCCGATGGCCTTGGGCACGCTAGCGGATCTTGAAGACCAGGATCCGATTGCAACTATTGAAAACCCCTTGAAAATTCACCTCAAG GCCGTCGCTTCTGCTCAGAAGTACTACAACAACGAGCACATCTACCCGTACATGTACCTGGCGGGGTTTCACTACAGACACAGGAACGTGCACGAGGCTCTCCGGTGCTGGGCCGAGGCAGCGCACGTCATGCAGGA GTATAACTATTTCCGAGAGGACGAGGAGATCTACAAGGAGTTCTTTGACATTGCCAACGACGTGATCCCGACTCTGCTGAAGGAGACGTCCGCTGCTGCAGAGAGCCTGGGGGAGGGAGACGGGACGGACAAG GAGCAGCCCAAGCAGGCAGCAGCCCTCTCGGCGCTGCAGGACTCCCACTGCTTCGCCCACCTGCTGCGTTTCTACGACGGGATCTGCAAATGGGAGGAGGGCAGCCCCACCCCGGTCCTTCACGTGGGGTGGGCCACCTACCTGGTCCAGTCCCTGAGTCGCTTCGACGCTCAG GTGCGTCAAAAGGTGTCCATCATCACCAGAGAGGCGGAGCCCCAGGATGACGACGACCAGTCCAGCGACGACCCCCGCGAGGGCCGCCGACGAGGCCCCCGCAGAGAGTCCAAGCTGGATGAGcagagctccccccccctcgctgcgCCCGCCTCCCCGTCTAACCAGCCTCCCAAGAAGGTGGGGGAGGCGGGCTCCCGACGACGCCCCCCCCAGGCCTGCCGGGCCGGAGACGCCGAAGGGAAGCCCAAGTCGCCCAGCCccgactcctccccctccccccagcagCATGCGGCGGCGTTCCCGGACGGCCCCGTCGTCGTGTTTCAGAGTGAGAAGATGAAAGGCATGAAAGGGCTGCTGTGTGCCGCCAAGGTGAACTCCAGCGCCATCAAGCTGCAGCTCACGGCGCAGTCGCAGgtgcagaggaagaggcagaagaGCACGCCGGCGGGGGACTACTCCATGTCCTTCATGAAGCGGCAGCGCAAGTCCCTCTAG
- the map4k2 gene encoding mitogen-activated protein kinase kinase kinase kinase 2: protein MDRIGVSFLNPLNDYELIYRIGCGTYGDVFKARHIQTSELAAVKIVKLDPGDDITSLQQEITMMKECKHRNIVAYFGSYHRNAQLWICMEYCGGGSLQDMYHVTGPLKEKQIAFVCRETLQGLCHLHETGKIHRDIKGANILLTERGDVKLADLGVAAEISSSVAKRKSFIGTPYWMAPEVAAVEKKGGYNHLCDIWAVGITAIELAELQPPMFDLHPMRALVLMSKRNFQPPRLKDKSKWSAGFQSFVKTALIKSPRKRPPAETLLQHPFVTQLLTRNLIMELLDGVDSSMGGNLEVNLEGSGSVPPSTASLPAFGTAMSSKEDAMLRPSFTMGADTAAASDAGLTAVLSRSSATRDIRQRCTGPRLPLGGAELVGGGKTATASPPRRESPLSAEWTLLRQRTEDSRADRHGLPPTPRVHMGACFSKVFNGCPLRLHGAATWVLPETRDQYLILGAEEGIYTLNLNQLHQDALEKLLPRRCTWLHVMNDVLMSVSGTSPQLYSHDLTALFEQRGRLQDRPSGLSLSTSRFSERIRPRTFGLSVKMVGTKGCRRCSVATDPHTGSTFLCGAVPAGLALLLWDKPLQRFMRLQHIAVGLPDALPVFQLLVLATDEVPQLCVGVREGGAPNGRRLQVDVVELSGAAAPAPGGTGCCVYRERGRTATQVTQLDRDTILTAVHNTVKIVDLQGRLSNALPPEMVFDFPIETLVCLQDSVLAFWKHGLTGRSFYSDEVTQEITDKSRVFKVLGTNRDIVLQSTPTDAPSARSNLHILTGHESSY, encoded by the exons ATGGACCGGATAGGCGTGTCGTTCCTGAACCCGCTGAACGACTACGAGTTAATTTACCGGATCGGCTGCGGAACTTACGGAGATGTGTTCAAG GCTCGTCACATCCAGACGTCCGAACTGGCAGCTGTCAAGATCGTCAAGTTGGACCCGG gcgatgacatcacctcccTACAGCAGGAGATCACGATGATGAAGGAATGCAAGCACAGAAACATCGTGGCCTACTTCGGCAGCTACCACCG gaacgCCCAGCTGTGGATCTGTATGGAGTATTGCGGCGGAGGCTCGCTTCAGGATATGTATCATG TAACGGGCCCGTTAAAGGAGAAGCAGATCGCCTTCGTGTGCAGAGAAACCCTGCAG GGTCTGTGTCACTTGCATGAAACTGGCAAAATACATAGAGACATAAAG GGAGCCAACATCCTTCTGACAGAGCGAGGAGACGTGAAACTCG CCGATCTGGGCGTGGCAGCAGAGATCAGCTCCTCCGTAGCTAAAAGGAAGTCGTTCATAGGAACGCCTTACTG GATGGCTCCAGAGGTGGCTGCAGTGGAGAAGAAAGGCGGGTACAACCATCTGTGTGACATCTGGGCTGTCGGGATCACCGCCATCGAGCTGGCCGAGCTGCAGCCGCCCATGTTTGACCTTCACCCGATGAG AGCGCTGGTGCTGATGTCCAAGAGGAACTTCCAACCTCCACGGCTCAAGGATAAATCCAAGTG GTCTGCAGGATTCCAGAGCTTCGTGAAGACGGCTCTCATTAAAAGTCCTCGTAAACGACCTCCAGCGGagacgctgctgcag CATCCGTTTGTGACTCAGCTACTGACCCGTAACCTCATCATGGAGCTGCTGGATGGGGTCGACAGCAGCATGGGGGGCAACCTGGAGGTCAACCTGGAG GGAAGCGGGTCGGTCCCTCCATCGACGGCGTCCCTGCCAGCCTTCGGGACAGCAATGTCAAGTAAAGAGGACGCGATGCTTCGGCCGAGCTTCACGATGGGCGCCGACACGGCCGCCGCCTCGGACGCCGGTCTCACGGCAG TGCTGTCCAGAAGCTCAGCCACACGAGACATCAGGCAGCGCTGCACGGGGCCGCGTCTGCCCTTGGGGGGCGCTGAACTAGTGGGGGGAGGCAAAACGGCCACTGCTTCCCCTCCGAGGAGAGAGTCCCCGCTGTCGGCTGAATGGACCCTCCTGAGGCAAAGGACCGAGGACTCT AGGGCTGATCGTCACGGTCTCCCGCCGACCCCTCGTGTCCAC ATGGGAGCCTGCTTCTCCAAAGTCTTCAACGGTTGTCCTCTTAGACTCCATGGAGCCGCGACGTGGGTTTTACCCGAGACACGAG ATCAGTACCTCATTCTGGGTGCAGAGGAGGGGATCTACACTCTGAACCTGAACCAACTTCACCAAGATGCACTAGAGAAG CTGCTGCCTCGGCGGTGCACGTGGCTGCACGTCATGAACGATGTGCTGATGTCAGTATCAG GGACGTCTCCGCAGCTTTACTCCCACGATTTGACAGCTCTGTTCGAGCAGAGAGGACGTCTGCAGGACAGACCCAGCGGTCTGTCCCTCAGCACCAGCCGCTTCTCTGAGAGGATCCGGCCCAG AACATTTGGCCTCTCTGTGAAGATGGTCGGCACTAAAGGCTGCAGAAGATGCAGCGTGG CCACCGACCCCCACACCGGCAGCACGTTCCTCTGCGGGGCGGTCCCCGCTGGCCTCGCCCTGCTGCTGTGGGACAAGCCGCTGCAGAGGTTCATGCGTCTCCAG CACATCGCCGTCGGGCTGCCGGACGCTCTGCCCGTATTCCAGCTGTTGGTGTTGGCGACGGACGAGGTCCCCCAGCTGTGTGTCGGCGTGAGAGAGGGCGGAGCCCCAAACGGCCGACGGCTGCAAGTCGACGTCGTCGAGCTGAGCGGCGCCGCTGCGCCTGCACCAGGTGGGACGGGCTGCTGCGTttacagagagagaggacgcACGGCCACGCAGGTCACCCAGCTGGACCGAGACACCATCCTCACTGCCGTCCACA ACACCGTTAAGATTGTGGACCTGCAGGGACGCCTGTCCAACGCGCTGCCTCCTGAAATGGTCTTTGACTTCCCCATTGAAACGCTAG TCtgcttgcaggacagcgtcctggCTTTCTGGAAGCACGGGCTGACGGGACGGAGTTTTTATTCCGATGAG GTAACGCAAGAAATCACAGACAAGAGTCGAGTATTCAAAGTTTTGGGGACAAACAG GGACATCGTCCTTCAGAGCACGCCAACAGACGCCCCCTCAGCGAGGAGCAACCTGCATATCCTGACCGGACATGAAAGCAGTTACTGA
- the LOC137911382 gene encoding RNA-binding protein 4.1-like, which produces MVKIFIGNLACNATPEELRELFEKYGKVSECDIVKNYGFVHMNNRSEAEEAIKNLHQHELSGWRLNVEMSKGRPKSTTKLHVSNLGEGVSCDVLRARFEEFGPVVECDLVRDYAFVHMERMEDAMEAIDKMDNTAFKGKLMSVQLSTSRLRTAPGMGEHTGCYVCGKHGHWSKDCPVSRNGNHGDDSRDRNASPHNPPGYGRGGYGMATPPADYMGGSPYSRASEIPGVPPPPRRLGGYSPDLVDRYGSRGAGPGAGAYAETPAYSSDQLYNSVDYYEKFRANPYGSSYFEDRRMSYPPPPPPASSLPKVSPSVDPYNRQPPPPAAPAAYYAPDGANRRVPVPAAGYTFERTQLSPATAPRSPYAAPRPKDHFAARYAPY; this is translated from the exons ATGGTCAAGATTTTTATTGGCAACCTGGCCTGCAACGCCACGCCGGAGGAGCTGCGCGAACTCTTTGAAAAATATGGCAAAGTCTCTGAATGTGACATTGTGAAAAACTACGGGTTTGTGCACATGAATAATCGGTCTGAGGCGGAGGAGGCCATCAAGAACCTCCACCAGCACGAGCTGTCCGGCTGGCGCCTGAACGTGGAGATGAGCAAAGGGAGGCCCAAGTCCACCACCAAGCTGCACGTTAGCAACCTGGGCGAAGGGGTCTCCTGCGACGTGCTGCGGGCCCGCTTCGAGGAGTTCGGACCGGTAGTGGAGTGCGACCTAGTTAGGGACTATGCCTTCGTTCATATGGAGCGAATGGAGGATGCCATGGAAGCCATCGATAAGATGGATAACACAGCTTTTAAAG GCAAGCTGATGAGCGTACAGCTGTCCACCAGTCGCCTCCGCACCGCCCCGGGAATGGGAGAGCATACCGGCTGCTACGTCTGCGGAAAGCACGGTCACTGGTCAAAAGATTGTCCAGTCAGTCGGAATGGTAACCACGGTGACGACTCAAGGGATCGTAATGCCAGCCCACACAATCCCCCGGGTTATGGCAGGGGAGGCTATGGGATGGCCACGCCTCCTGCTGATTACATGGGGGGCTCTCCGTATAGTCGAGCCAGTGAGATTCCTGGGGTGCCGCCTCCCCCACGCAGGCTCGGCGGCTACAGCCCTGACCTGGTGGACAGGTATGgcagcaggggggcggggccgggggcgggggcCTACGCTGAGACGCCAGCGTACAGTAGTGACCAGCTCTACAACAGTGTCGACTATTATGAGAAGTTCCGGGCCAATCCGTACGGGTCAAGCTATTTCGAGGACCGCCGCATgtcttaccccccccctccccctcctgcttcctccctcccAAAAGTCTCCCCCAGCGTAGATCCGTATAACCGTCAGCCGCCGCCTCCGGCTGCACCGGCTGCATACTACGCACCCGACGGCGCTAACAGGCGCGTTCCAGTCCCCGCGGCGGGATACACCTTTGAGCGAACGCAGCTGTCGCCGGCGACGGCCCCCAGGAGCCCCTACGCCGCCCCGCGGCCCAAGGATCATTTCGCGGCGCGCTACGCCCCGTACTAA
- the LOC137911333 gene encoding RNA-binding protein 4.1-like — translation MVKIFIGNLSQDTTAEDLRSLFSQYGKIAECIIVKNFGFVHMDSKAEAEEAISNLNQYELNGQPMNVELSHGKSKGSAKLHVGNIACTNQELRAKFEEYGPVSECDIVKNYAFVHMERMEDAMEAINQLDNTAFKGKLMSVKLSTSRLRTAPGMGDRSGCYRCGQEGHWSKECPLDQNGYPRNGSEPTSDGYDTSRFGGRGHSRGYHLDFSGGPDYCGSYAPLHGFPRGSGHSAGMAGYRRGAGYDGAMRYRPHPAYGMGAVGEHSMAQMHGGEAAYRSNGSPYDAVPPFPMRQAPYEERDLHGVVDYYEKYRANTYGGSYFEERRAVPLPTPPATSSTGLIRDRLPSSNLDPYKCPLPPPVAPASTYYARDRSPHRRAPANAEGFVGEHPCVSPASAVPRSSIYGQARDPAAEQAGFTY, via the exons ATGGTGAAAATATTCATTGGGAATTTGTCACAGGACACCACAGCAGAGGATCTGCGCTCGCTCTTCTCCCAGTATGGCAAGATTGCAGAATGCATCATTGTCAAGAACTTTGGCTTCGTGCACATGGATAGCAAAGCGGAGGCGGAGGAAGCCATTTCCAACCTGAACCAGTACGAGCTCAACGGCCAGCCCATGAACGTGGAGCTGAGCCACGGCAAGTCAAAAGGGTCCGCCAAGCTCCACGTGGGCAACATCGCCTGCACCAACCAGGAGCTGAGGGCCAAGTTCGAAGAGTACGGGCCGGTCTCCGAGTGCGACATCGTAAAAAACTATGCCTTCGTTCACATGGAGCGAATGGAGGACGCCATGGAGGCCATTAACCAATTAGACAACACGGCTTTCAAAG GCAAACTGATGAGCGTGAAGCTTTCGACTAGCCGCCTTCGTACTGCGCCGGGAATGGGAGACAGATCGGGTTGTTATCGTTGCGGGCAAGAAGGCCACTGGTCCAAAGAGTGCCCCCTAGACCAAAACGGCTACCCCCGAAACGGCTCAGAGCCAACGTCGGACGGATACGATACTTCGAGGTTCGGTGGGCGTGGTCACAGCAGGGGTTACCACCTGGACTTCAGTGGCGGTCCAGATTATTGTGGCAGCTATGCTCCACTACATGGTTTTCCAAGGGGTTCTGGTCATAGCGCCGGCATGGCGGGGTACAGACGGGGCGCAGGCTACGACGGCGCTATGAGGTACAGGCCACATCCAGCTTACGGCATGGGCGCTGTCGGCGAGCATAGCATGGCTCAGATGCACGGCGGGGAAGCAGCATACAGGAGCAACGGCTCGCCCTATGACGCGGTACCACCCTTCCCGATGCGACAGGCGCCGTACGAGGAGCGGGATCTGCATGGGGTTGTGGACTACTACGAGAAGTACAGGGCCAATACTTATGGAGGCAGTTATTTTGAAGAACGTCGCGCTGTCCCCTTGCCGACTCCGCCAGCAACGTCCTCCACAGGTTTAATTCGGGACCGTCTGCCATCCTCTAACCTCGATCCATACAAgtgccccctccctcctccagtaGCCCCAGCGTCTACATACTACGCACGTGACCGAAGTCCGCATCGGAGAGCCCCCGCGAATGCAGAGGGATTTGTAGGCGAGCATCCGTGTGTTTCCCCGGCGTCCGCCGTCCCGAGGAGTTCCATCTACGGCCAGGCGCGGGACCCGGCCGCCGAGCAGGCCGGCTTCACGTACTAG